The following nucleotide sequence is from Candidatus Krumholzibacteriia bacterium.
CATGAAGTCTTCGTAGGTGGACCCGGCGGCCCAACGGTCGTGATGCTCGGCCATGCGCGTGACTCCTTGCCGCATCCTATCCGCTCTTTGGCGGCTCACCCGGTTCGCCCGGTGCGGGACCGCCCGCCCGCTCGCCCACCGTCTCCTTCGCACCCAGCCCGTAGCGCTTCAGGGTCTTGTAAGCGGCCGCGGGTGAAATATCCGTGATGCGGACCCGATCCTGGTCAATGAGATACACACCGCCGGACTGGGTATCGGGTGAGCCGGGCACATAAACGGCCACATGACCATCCTCCAGGCGCTCGACCAGCCATCCCAACTGCCAGCATGAATCTTCGATTCGCGCCAGGACAACCGGACGGTCCACCTCGACGTCCGGGTTCAGAAGCCGCGTGGTGAGTGCCTTGACGTACTCATAGCCGGGCAGGTTGGAGAGCACGGACTCGATGCGGCTGGTTGCCTTGCTGGCGGCGGCGGTGCGCGCCAGTACACCGGCGAGAAAACAGAACAGGATCAGCAACAGAACCGCCAGCAGTTTGCCGGTCCCGAATCCAAAGATGGACTCCATCGGGATGCGCGCCGCGAGCGGCGCGACGATCTTGTGTGCAACCTGCGCGGCCTTGCCAAGCAGGATCATCATAATAACGATCGGCACCAGAAAGAGAACGCCGCCCACAATAGTGGTACGAATGAAGCTGGCAATGGCCTTCATGATGCTCCGTTCGGCCAGGGATGCTGGCGCTTCAGAGGGACTCAGCCCGAGCTGACAACCGGTAGCCTATGAGAGCAACCGGCGCAGCACAACAGATTCCCGCATTCCCGGCGGTTTCCCGGTCATCCCTGCGCCTTCAGGAAATCCACAAGGCGGGCATTGAAGAACGCCGGGTTCTCCATGTTGCTCATGTGACCCGCCCCCGGCACCACGTGCAATTCGGACGCGGGGATGCGTTCGTGCATGGCCCGCGAGCTGGCGTGTGGCGTGCGCGTGTCGTTTTCGCCCACCAGGATCAGGGTGGGAACGGCAATGGAGGCCAGCGACCCGGTGGTGT
It contains:
- a CDS encoding DUF502 domain-containing protein; this encodes MKAIASFIRTTIVGGVLFLVPIVIMMILLGKAAQVAHKIVAPLAARIPMESIFGFGTGKLLAVLLLILFCFLAGVLARTAAASKATSRIESVLSNLPGYEYVKALTTRLLNPDVEVDRPVVLARIEDSCWQLGWLVERLEDGHVAVYVPGSPDTQSGGVYLIDQDRVRITDISPAAAYKTLKRYGLGAKETVGERAGGPAPGEPGEPPKSG